The Phoenix dactylifera cultivar Barhee BC4 unplaced genomic scaffold, palm_55x_up_171113_PBpolish2nd_filt_p 001534F, whole genome shotgun sequence genome has a window encoding:
- the LOC103697773 gene encoding growth-regulating factor 7-like gives METRVGLGDKKKRTRGDGERPGLGFGRGSDYIPYAPQKLIRTAGLPFLSSCTSGDGSSVPTSTLSFSGSPTLFLNDDYDGGRALLPFPTPFKSPGVGMGVGGCDLRGFPLTSAQRQEIQRQALIYKHIISSVPVPSDLLISNSPPYHLPPNLVAGRGGGGTFNLRFSNRMDPEPWRCRRTDGKKWRCSRNAAPDQKYCERHMHRGRPRSRKPVEVSNTKPTSTNAPPTTAVPTNSPTIVTTTTTTASLSRPLPSQSSGLFLKDELKIPFQSLEPNEEQRCLDWMKGNNEEMESSLQWELMHSKIGLTHGTIPVLQHYEDQLTMNYAAFLNPDLCSLEENAVGNRGEAPRSFIDAWSTATPAATAEVGNSTSVPTTGELPLSTLTLSMPSTGEGTDHQIQMAPVSPLGGPLGEVLQTSSATSPRQGFGANDGDSSSRGLINILSHGFHGSHEVSLQESPTRIASSPSGVLQKALVSLSDW, from the exons ATGGAGACTAGAGTTGGTTTGGGCGACAAAAAGAAAAGGACGAGGGGGGATGGGGAGCGTCCGGGCCTTGGCTTTGGCCGTGGTTCAGACTACATCCCATATGCTCCTCAGAAGCTGATCCGCACGGCTGGGCttcccttcctttcttcttgtacCAGCGGGGATGGCAGTAGCGTCCCAACTTCGACCCTGTCCTTCAGCGGCAGCCCGACCTTATTTCTGAACGATGACTACGATGGTGGAAGAGCTCTGCTGCCTTTTCCCACTCCCTTCAAATCCccag GCGTGGGAATGGGCGTAGGTGGCTGTGATCTGAGAGGGTTTCCATTGACTTCGGCGCAGCGGCAGGAAATCCAGCGCCAGGCTCTGATCTACAAGCACATCATATCTTCTGTTCCTGTCCCCTCTGACCTCCTCATCTCCAACTCTCCTCCCTATCACCTCCCCCCAAATC TGGTGGCGGGTAGAGGTGGTGGTGGTACGTTTAACTTGAGGTTTTCGAACCGCATGGATCCGGAGCCATGGAGGTGCCGGAGGACGGACGGGAAGAAGTGGAGGTGCTCGAGGAATGCGGCGCCGGACCAGAAGTACTGCGAGCGCCACATGCACAGGGGTCGCCCTCGTTCAAGAAAGCCTGTGGAAGTTAGCAATACCAAACCCACCTCCACCAACGCTCCTCCAACCACGGCAGTCCCGACCAACTCGCCAACCATCGTCACCACGACCACCACCACCGCAAGCCTTTCTAGGCCGCTTCCATCTCAATCCTCTGGCCTCTTCCTCAAGGATGAGCTTAAGATTCCATTCCAATCCTTGGAACCAAACGAGGAACAACG GTGCCTGGATTGGATGAAAGGGAATAATGAGGAGATGGAATCAAGCTTGCAGTGGGAGCTGATGCATTCGAAGATTGGGTTGACGCATGGCACCATTCCTGTTCTCCAGCATTATGAGGACCAGCTGACCATGAACTACGCTGCCTTTCTTAATCCCGATCTCTGCTCGCTGGAAGAAAATGCCGTCGGCAACCGCGGAGAAGCCCCCAGGAGCTTCATCGACGCCTGGTCCACGGCGACCCCCGCTGCCACCGCCGAAGTTGGCAACTCAACATCTGTTCCCACCACCGGTGAGCTTCCGCTGTCAACCCTCACGCTTTCCATGCCCAGCACGGGAGAAGGCACCGATCATCAAATCCAAATGGCCCCTGTTTCGCCGCTCGGCGGTCCTCTCGGTGAGGTTCTTCAGACGAGCAGTGCAACGTCTCCACGGCAAGGGTTCGGTGCCAATGATGGGGATTCCAGTAGTCGTGGGCTTATCAACATTCTGAGCCATGGTTTTCATGGCAGTCATGAGGTGAGCCTCCAAGAGAGTCCAACCAGGatagcttcctctccttctgGTGTCCTGCAGAAGGCCTTGGTTTCGCTCTCTGACTGGTAA